The Heyndrickxia vini genome contains a region encoding:
- the ytfJ gene encoding GerW family sporulation protein, with amino-acid sequence MGEHPIEGLMTAAMENLKEMIDVNTIIGDPVETPDGSVILTVSKVGFGFAAGGSQFNGPKKSSSEGQGQNGQQGGKSDLPFGGGSGGGVSITPIAFLIVNSQGVKMLHLDESTHLLEKILDIAPSVVDKIQGMIKKNNQNTDSNGWKNHQPTNQKQDFDF; translated from the coding sequence ATGGGTGAACATCCAATTGAAGGATTAATGACAGCAGCAATGGAAAACTTAAAGGAAATGATTGATGTAAATACAATCATTGGTGATCCCGTTGAAACACCAGATGGTAGTGTCATCTTAACTGTATCAAAAGTGGGATTCGGGTTTGCCGCAGGTGGAAGTCAATTTAATGGCCCTAAAAAGTCAAGTTCGGAAGGACAAGGACAAAACGGTCAACAAGGTGGTAAATCGGATTTACCATTTGGAGGCGGAAGTGGTGGTGGAGTTTCGATTACCCCTATTGCTTTTTTAATCGTTAACTCTCAAGGAGTAAAAATGCTTCATCTTGATGAGAGTACACATTTACTTGAAAAAATATTGGATATTGCCCCAAGTGTTGTGGATAAAATTCAAGGTATGATAAAGAAAAATAATCAAAATACCGATTCAAATGGATGGAAAAACCACCAACCAACGAACCAAAAACAAGATTTTGATTTTTAA
- the tpx gene encoding thiol peroxidase: protein MTNVTFKGNPVTVLGNEVKVGDTAPNFTVLANDLSEVTLNDTKGKVRLISVVPSIDTGVCDAQTRRFNEEASKLNNVEVLTISCDLPFAQSRWCAASGLENVKTLSDHRDLSFGEAYGVIMKELRLLARSVFVVDSNDKVVYVEYVGEGTNHPDYEKAIEAAKQAK, encoded by the coding sequence ATGACAAATGTTACATTTAAAGGAAATCCAGTAACTGTGCTTGGAAATGAAGTGAAAGTGGGAGATACTGCTCCGAATTTCACCGTGTTGGCTAATGATTTATCAGAGGTAACACTTAACGATACAAAAGGGAAAGTTCGTTTAATTAGTGTTGTACCATCGATTGATACTGGTGTATGTGATGCACAGACACGTCGTTTTAATGAAGAAGCATCAAAATTAAACAATGTTGAAGTGTTAACAATTTCTTGTGATCTGCCATTTGCCCAAAGCAGATGGTGTGCTGCAAGCGGTTTGGAAAATGTTAAAACGTTATCTGACCATCGCGATCTTTCATTTGGAGAAGCATACGGTGTAATTATGAAAGAATTACGATTACTTGCTCGTTCAGTGTTTGTAGTCGATAGTAATGATAAAGTAGTTTATGTTGAATACGTAGGCGAAGGCACGAATCATCCTGATTATGAAAAAGCAATCGAAGCAGCTAAACAAGCGAAGTAA
- a CDS encoding class I SAM-dependent methyltransferase — MNTTPMETIFNVLNETALILQEELSCTYLEALAETGENLFHGDIVQEEVSELNKKRLKKKYEEIKLPSFTQEQIRKAFQLAILKGMKDNVQPNHQMTPDTIGLVISYLIKRFTERYKTFSILDPAVGTGNLLTTIMNQLEDKATTAYGVDIDDILIKLAYIGANLQSQPVQLYNQDSLEHLFIDPVDVVVSDLPVGYYPNDMGASKYELKSEKGHSYAHHLFIEQSINYTKPGGYLFFLIPNGLFESEEAPKLHKFLSEQAHIQGVIQLPLSIFKNPNAAKSILILQKKDDSVQGPKQVLIANLPTLSNQNAMESMLAKLDKWFRENKE, encoded by the coding sequence ATGAATACTACTCCAATGGAAACGATCTTCAATGTTTTAAATGAAACAGCTCTAATATTGCAAGAGGAACTCTCCTGCACTTATTTGGAGGCACTTGCCGAAACTGGAGAAAATTTATTTCATGGGGATATTGTGCAAGAAGAAGTAAGTGAATTAAATAAAAAAAGACTAAAGAAAAAATACGAAGAAATTAAACTTCCTTCATTTACCCAAGAACAAATCCGGAAAGCATTCCAATTAGCCATTTTAAAAGGGATGAAAGACAATGTTCAGCCAAATCATCAAATGACGCCTGATACGATTGGGTTAGTGATAAGTTATTTAATTAAGAGATTTACAGAGCGGTATAAAACGTTTTCTATACTTGATCCAGCAGTTGGTACGGGAAATTTGTTAACGACAATAATGAATCAATTAGAGGATAAAGCAACCACCGCTTATGGAGTAGATATTGATGATATTCTAATTAAACTGGCATACATCGGAGCAAATCTGCAAAGTCAGCCTGTTCAATTGTATAATCAAGATTCATTAGAACATTTATTTATCGATCCTGTAGATGTGGTTGTAAGTGATCTACCGGTTGGGTACTATCCAAATGATATGGGTGCTTCAAAATATGAGCTGAAATCAGAGAAAGGTCATTCCTATGCCCATCATCTATTTATCGAGCAAAGCATAAATTATACGAAGCCAGGAGGATATTTATTTTTTCTAATTCCAAATGGACTATTTGAATCAGAAGAAGCACCGAAATTACATAAATTTTTATCGGAGCAAGCACATATCCAAGGTGTGATTCAACTTCCGCTTTCCATCTTTAAAAATCCAAATGCTGCAAAAAGCATCTTGATTCTTCAAAAGAAGGATGATTCCGTACAAGGACCGAAACAAGTACTTATTGCTAATCTACCAACATTATCAAACCAAAATGCAATGGAGTCAATGCTCGCAAAACTTGATAAGTGGTTTCGGGAAAATAAAGAATGA
- a CDS encoding acetate kinase, which yields MSKIIAINAGSSSLKFQLFEMPEERVISKGLIERIGLANSIFTISVNDEKYKEVMDIPNHEVAVKLLLEKLTELKIIESLNEIEGIGHRVVHGGEIFNDSVLITEEVVEQLIKLSDLAPLHNPANIIGIQACHAALPNVPAVAVFDTAFHQTMPESSFLYSLPYDYYKKYGIRKYGFHGTSHKYVSHRAAEMLGRPIEQLRLISCHLGNGASIAAIEGGKSIDTSMGFTPLAGVAMGTRSGNIDPALIPFIMDKTGKTADEVLDVLNKKSGMLGVSGFSSDLRDIEQEAAQGNNRAELALEVFANRIHKYIGSYSARMSGVDAIIFTAGIGENSDLVRAKVLHGLEFMGVYWDPALNKIRGKEAFINYPHSPVKVMVIPTDEEVMIARDVVRLIK from the coding sequence ATGTCAAAAATTATCGCAATTAATGCAGGTAGTTCCTCACTTAAATTTCAATTATTCGAAATGCCTGAAGAACGTGTAATATCAAAAGGACTTATTGAAAGAATTGGATTGGCAAATTCAATTTTTACTATATCGGTAAATGATGAAAAATATAAAGAAGTTATGGATATTCCTAATCACGAGGTAGCAGTCAAACTTCTTTTAGAAAAGTTAACCGAATTAAAAATCATTGAATCATTAAATGAAATAGAAGGTATTGGTCACCGTGTTGTACATGGAGGCGAAATTTTTAATGATTCCGTTCTTATCACGGAAGAGGTAGTGGAACAACTAATTAAACTTTCAGATTTAGCTCCACTTCATAACCCAGCAAATATTATTGGAATTCAGGCCTGTCATGCGGCATTACCTAATGTTCCGGCAGTAGCTGTTTTTGATACTGCTTTCCATCAAACAATGCCTGAAAGTTCATTTTTATATAGCTTGCCATATGATTATTATAAAAAATATGGCATTCGCAAATATGGTTTTCATGGAACCTCTCATAAATATGTTTCTCACCGTGCGGCTGAAATGCTCGGTCGACCAATTGAACAACTTCGATTAATCTCTTGCCATTTAGGAAATGGTGCAAGTATTGCAGCAATTGAGGGAGGCAAGTCAATTGATACCTCAATGGGATTCACACCTTTAGCAGGTGTAGCGATGGGCACTCGGTCAGGAAACATTGATCCTGCCTTAATCCCGTTTATTATGGACAAAACAGGTAAAACGGCTGATGAAGTGTTAGATGTACTAAATAAAAAATCGGGTATGCTTGGTGTTTCCGGCTTTTCCAGTGACCTTCGAGACATTGAACAAGAAGCGGCGCAAGGAAATAATCGGGCCGAATTAGCTTTGGAAGTGTTTGCGAATCGAATTCATAAATATATTGGTTCCTATTCTGCAAGAATGTCTGGAGTAGACGCGATTATTTTTACAGCTGGTATTGGTGAAAATAGTGATCTTGTTCGTGCGAAAGTTCTTCACGGTCTCGAATTTATGGGAGTATATTGGGATCCAGCATTAAATAAAATTCGTGGCAAAGAAGCCTTTATTAATTATCCACACTCACCAGTTAAGGTAATGGTCATTCCTACTGATGAAGAAGTGATGATTGCAAGAGATGTTGTACGCTTAATAAAGTAA
- a CDS encoding EcsC family protein, whose protein sequence is MAWTKRDQIIGDQLQEWIQTLNQDNSNDFKDTYVKWLEHGYSLIPDKIKTPFFEKLDTWLFHLHSLIQSMQIQEDTRNRILSTARVFDDKVQTISDMRNLTIDQLSYIADQHSARHRLYSFIQGGVTGTGKSMILSTDFLVMIILNMRAVQIIAVSYGYDIKTPFEMMTSLKVFHAASLPKRLKGKAWELLLNDLEEQQYFYEGIDQVTSYQWLEEPFKQVAKAYLISLFQKEKDSKLSLIPLAIGAGANYQFSRKVTDFADKYYKFRYLYDKGWEL, encoded by the coding sequence ATGGCGTGGACGAAAAGAGATCAAATAATCGGGGATCAATTGCAGGAATGGATTCAAACATTGAATCAGGATAATTCTAATGATTTTAAAGATACATATGTTAAATGGTTGGAACATGGATATTCACTTATACCTGATAAGATAAAAACACCTTTTTTTGAAAAACTGGACACATGGTTATTTCATCTTCATTCACTTATTCAAAGTATGCAAATTCAAGAAGATACTAGAAATCGAATTTTAAGTACCGCAAGAGTTTTTGATGATAAAGTTCAAACGATTTCAGATATGAGAAATTTAACAATAGATCAACTCTCATATATTGCTGATCAACATTCGGCACGTCATCGATTGTATTCCTTCATACAAGGAGGTGTTACAGGAACAGGAAAATCTATGATCCTAAGTACTGATTTTCTTGTTATGATAATTTTAAATATGCGAGCGGTTCAAATTATTGCTGTGTCTTATGGCTATGACATTAAAACTCCATTTGAAATGATGACATCTTTAAAGGTTTTTCATGCAGCATCACTCCCGAAACGGTTAAAGGGAAAAGCGTGGGAATTATTATTGAATGACTTGGAGGAACAACAATACTTTTATGAAGGGATTGACCAAGTAACCTCTTATCAGTGGCTGGAAGAGCCGTTTAAGCAAGTGGCTAAAGCATATTTGATTTCACTGTTTCAAAAGGAAAAGGATTCAAAATTGTCGTTGATTCCTTTAGCAATTGGAGCTGGAGCTAATTATCAATTTTCTAGGAAAGTAACTGATTTTGCCGATAAATATTATAAATTTCGCTATTTATATGATAAGGGATGGGAGTTATGA
- a CDS encoding MogA/MoaB family molybdenum cofactor biosynthesis protein, with product MSIGTHKQASSNNIHCGIITVSDTRTTETDRSGHLMVDLLKFHGHSIKMYQIVRDDQQLIKEAIEKITDVEGIQAILINGGTGIAARDVTIESVSSLFDKEVTGFGELFRYLSFTEDIGSAAMLSRATAGIYKNKIIFVTPGSTGAVRLAMEKLILPELGHIIYEIEKDIK from the coding sequence ATGAGTATAGGTACACATAAACAAGCTTCTTCAAATAATATTCATTGTGGAATAATTACTGTAAGTGACACTAGAACAACAGAAACAGATAGAAGTGGTCATCTAATGGTGGACTTATTAAAGTTTCATGGTCATTCAATCAAAATGTATCAAATAGTAAGGGATGACCAACAGTTAATAAAGGAGGCGATTGAGAAAATTACTGATGTCGAAGGGATACAAGCGATTTTAATTAATGGAGGAACTGGAATTGCAGCAAGGGATGTAACCATTGAATCAGTTTCGTCACTTTTTGATAAAGAGGTAACGGGATTTGGTGAACTTTTTCGGTATTTAAGCTTTACGGAAGATATCGGTTCAGCAGCGATGTTATCCCGTGCTACTGCAGGAATTTACAAGAATAAAATTATTTTTGTAACACCTGGTTCGACGGGTGCGGTGCGCTTAGCAATGGAAAAACTTATTTTACCAGAATTAGGTCATATCATCTACGAAATTGAGAAAGACATAAAATAA
- a CDS encoding M24 family metallopeptidase gives MNKRLQELTSWLQQETIDFAFVTAPENVFYFSGFLSDPHERLLGIAAFPNQEPFMICPSLDVNDAKASGWEYEIIGCSDTDNPWEVLEKQVKKRTNAIHTIAVEKEHMNIERYELLLQHFNGAKFVAAEAKLRQLRLIKDEKEKEILKKAAEFADYAVQVGVNEIKEGKTELDIIAAIEYELKKKGISEMSFSTMVLTGSNAASPHGNPGLTKIKKGDLVLFDLGVVYEGYCSDITRTVAYDHTNDDQEKIYNIVLKAEEEAIKAVKPGITAKELDIIARNIISDAGYGDYFPHRLGHGLGIGVHEYPSITNTNELLIQEGMVFTIEPGIYVPNVAGVRIEDDVFVTKDGVEILTAYPKSLQIVK, from the coding sequence ATGAACAAAAGACTACAAGAATTAACTAGCTGGTTACAACAAGAAACGATTGATTTTGCATTTGTTACTGCCCCTGAAAATGTTTTTTATTTCAGTGGTTTTCTAAGTGATCCTCATGAACGATTACTTGGCATTGCAGCTTTTCCAAATCAGGAACCATTTATGATTTGCCCATCACTTGATGTAAATGATGCGAAAGCGTCAGGTTGGGAATACGAAATCATCGGATGTTCAGATACTGACAATCCTTGGGAAGTACTTGAAAAACAAGTTAAAAAACGGACAAATGCGATTCACACAATCGCGGTAGAAAAAGAACATATGAATATTGAAAGATATGAATTATTACTCCAACATTTTAATGGTGCGAAATTTGTTGCAGCTGAAGCTAAGCTTCGTCAATTGCGTTTAATTAAAGACGAAAAGGAAAAAGAAATACTAAAAAAAGCTGCTGAATTCGCGGATTATGCTGTGCAAGTTGGTGTAAACGAAATAAAAGAAGGAAAAACCGAACTAGATATTATTGCAGCAATTGAGTACGAATTAAAGAAAAAAGGGATTTCTGAGATGTCCTTTTCGACAATGGTTCTCACTGGTAGTAATGCCGCTTCACCACATGGGAACCCTGGTTTAACCAAAATTAAAAAAGGCGATTTAGTCCTTTTTGATTTGGGGGTCGTTTATGAAGGATACTGCTCCGATATTACCCGTACGGTTGCATATGATCATACAAATGATGATCAAGAAAAAATATATAATATTGTTTTAAAAGCAGAAGAGGAAGCAATTAAAGCCGTTAAACCCGGAATAACAGCAAAGGAATTAGATATAATTGCAAGAAATATTATTTCTGATGCGGGATATGGAGATTATTTTCCACACCGACTAGGACATGGATTAGGCATTGGAGTACATGAATATCCTTCAATAACTAATACAAATGAACTACTTATTCAAGAAGGAATGGTTTTTACAATTGAGCCTGGAATTTATGTACCAAACGTAGCAGGGGTTCGTATAGAAGATGATGTGTTTGTGACAAAAGACGGAGTAGAAATATTAACTGCCTATCCAAAATCATTGCAAATTGTGAAATAA
- a CDS encoding metal-dependent hydrolase, which translates to MKVSYHGHSIIKVETNGKTILFDPFINGNSQTDLKVEEEKPDYIILTHGHNDHVGDTVQIAKQSGALVIANNEIANYLSWQGLNTHPMHIGGSFEFEFGKVKLTPAFHGSAIVTENQELIYLGMPTGVLLMVEGKTIYHAGDTGLFSDMKLIGELHPIDLAFLPIGDNFTMGPEDAAIAAKFLNAKTVVPIHYNTFPVIKKEPNQFIDLLEKKNGKIMSAGEFIEL; encoded by the coding sequence ATGAAAGTATCTTATCATGGTCATTCTATTATAAAAGTAGAAACAAATGGGAAAACGATTCTGTTTGATCCGTTTATTAACGGAAATTCTCAAACTGATTTAAAAGTGGAGGAAGAGAAGCCTGATTATATTATTTTAACTCACGGCCATAACGATCATGTAGGTGATACCGTACAAATTGCAAAACAGAGCGGAGCGTTAGTTATTGCTAATAATGAAATTGCCAATTATTTAAGCTGGCAAGGTTTAAACACCCATCCAATGCATATTGGGGGATCTTTTGAATTTGAATTTGGTAAGGTGAAGCTAACTCCTGCATTCCATGGCTCAGCAATAGTTACAGAAAATCAAGAGTTAATTTATTTAGGAATGCCAACAGGTGTGTTATTAATGGTTGAAGGAAAAACGATTTATCACGCAGGTGATACAGGTTTATTTTCCGATATGAAATTAATTGGTGAGCTTCACCCAATCGATCTAGCGTTTTTACCAATTGGTGATAACTTTACGATGGGACCCGAAGATGCTGCAATTGCTGCAAAATTTTTAAATGCCAAAACCGTTGTACCGATTCACTACAATACCTTTCCTGTAATTAAGAAAGAACCAAATCAATTCATCGATTTGCTCGAGAAGAAAAATGGCAAGATAATGAGTGCTGGTGAATTTATTGAATTATAA
- a CDS encoding CBS domain-containing protein has protein sequence MATKHEQILEYIDHLPIGEKISVRQIAKALNVSEGTAYRAIKDAENKGYVSTIERVGTIRIESKKKNNIEKLTFAEIVNIIDGQVLGGKKGLHKTLTKFVIGAMKLEAMMKYTGAGNLLIVGNRTKAHELALRAGAAVLITGGFDTEDDVKKLADELELPILTTSYDTFTVATMINRAIYDQLIKKEIILVEDIFTPIDQTAYLMINDQISTWYEKNRITSHSRFPVVDQGMKVVGMVTSKDIMEFDHNLAIEKVMTKNPISVGLKTSVTSAAHMMIWEGIEVLPVVDDYHRLFGIISRQDVLKALQVSQRQPQVGETIDDIITTQIETAAETADKESYFFEVSPQMTNPLGTISYGVFTTLVYEAATRKLKKQKKGDIVIENMTIYFIKPVQIESTIEVVPTILEAGRKFGKIDVEVFNKGLLVGKALLMCQLIDK, from the coding sequence TTGGCAACTAAACATGAACAAATACTAGAATACATTGATCACCTCCCAATTGGAGAGAAAATTTCGGTAAGACAAATTGCCAAGGCTTTAAATGTGAGTGAAGGAACGGCATATAGAGCAATAAAGGATGCTGAAAATAAAGGCTATGTTAGTACAATTGAACGAGTAGGCACAATAAGGATTGAAAGTAAGAAAAAGAATAATATTGAAAAGCTCACCTTTGCTGAGATTGTAAATATCATTGATGGACAGGTGCTTGGAGGGAAAAAAGGGTTACACAAAACATTAACTAAATTTGTTATCGGTGCCATGAAACTAGAAGCGATGATGAAATATACAGGTGCAGGAAATCTATTAATTGTTGGTAACCGAACGAAAGCACATGAGCTGGCGTTAAGAGCAGGTGCAGCAGTATTAATTACAGGCGGTTTCGACACGGAGGACGATGTGAAAAAGCTGGCGGATGAATTAGAGTTGCCCATTTTGACTACCAGTTATGATACATTCACAGTCGCAACGATGATTAATCGAGCGATTTATGATCAATTAATAAAAAAAGAAATCATTTTAGTAGAAGATATTTTTACCCCAATAGACCAAACAGCTTATTTAATGATTAATGATCAAATAAGTACATGGTATGAAAAAAATAGAATCACTTCCCATAGTCGTTTTCCAGTTGTTGATCAAGGGATGAAGGTCGTTGGAATGGTCACTTCAAAAGACATTATGGAATTTGACCATAACCTTGCGATTGAAAAAGTAATGACAAAAAATCCGATATCTGTAGGTTTAAAGACAAGCGTTACCTCCGCTGCGCATATGATGATTTGGGAGGGGATAGAAGTATTGCCGGTTGTTGATGATTATCATCGCTTATTTGGGATAATCAGCAGGCAGGATGTTTTGAAGGCACTGCAAGTGAGTCAACGTCAGCCTCAAGTTGGTGAAACGATTGATGATATCATTACTACCCAAATAGAGACAGCTGCTGAAACTGCGGATAAAGAAAGTTATTTTTTTGAGGTTTCCCCACAAATGACGAATCCGCTTGGAACAATATCATATGGCGTTTTTACCACTCTAGTATATGAAGCGGCAACTCGAAAATTAAAGAAGCAGAAAAAAGGCGATATTGTTATTGAAAATATGACGATTTATTTTATCAAACCCGTTCAAATTGAAAGCACAATCGAAGTTGTCCCTACGATTCTCGAAGCAGGTCGAAAGTTCGGGAAAATAGATGTAGAAGTGTTTAATAAAGGTCTGCTCGTCGGAAAAGCATTATTAATGTGTCAATTAATAGATAAATAA
- a CDS encoding YtpI family protein, translating to MPIVVFFIILSLSFYVFYKIKFVRSHLPMERKYLSGKSGISLGLFVGLFGINQLFLHPSTITYIIGAIFIILGFFSVWAGMKSLRFYRPYVMKELEEMKN from the coding sequence TTGCCTATAGTAGTGTTTTTCATTATATTATCATTGTCATTCTATGTATTCTATAAAATAAAATTTGTAAGAAGCCATCTTCCAATGGAACGAAAATATTTATCCGGAAAATCAGGGATTTCATTAGGTCTTTTCGTTGGTTTATTCGGTATTAATCAATTATTTCTTCATCCATCAACCATTACCTATATTATCGGTGCAATTTTTATTATCCTAGGCTTCTTTAGTGTTTGGGCCGGGATGAAATCACTTCGATTTTATCGGCCGTATGTTATGAAAGAATTGGAAGAAATGAAAAATTAG
- a CDS encoding DHH family phosphoesterase — MKDKILETIKQYETIIVHRHVRPDPDAYGSQGGLVEILRTSFPNKKVYAVGKPDPSLEFLKELDVISDETFHGALVIVCDTANEERICDRRYSLGDKLIKIDHHPNEDAYGDLLWVDTTASSVSEMIYEFYLFGADKGLKMNDEAARLIYGGIVGDTGRFLYPSTTQKTFDYAGELIKYSFDRNELYDKMYELDSKVIHLQGCILQNFQMFEDGAAIVKLSTDILKQFRVIPSEASLLVSSLGNVRGMKAWCFFIEEEDQIRVRLRSKGPVINQIAKKYNGGGHPLAAGASIYSWDEAEHVINDLKAVCKD; from the coding sequence ATGAAGGATAAAATACTAGAAACAATAAAACAATATGAGACGATTATTGTTCATCGACATGTTCGCCCAGACCCAGATGCATATGGATCACAAGGGGGATTAGTAGAAATTTTGCGCACATCTTTTCCGAATAAAAAAGTGTATGCTGTTGGTAAGCCCGATCCTTCACTTGAATTTTTAAAAGAACTTGATGTGATCTCAGATGAAACCTTTCATGGAGCACTCGTTATTGTTTGCGATACCGCAAATGAGGAAAGAATATGTGATCGTCGCTATTCTTTAGGGGATAAGCTAATTAAAATTGATCATCATCCAAATGAAGATGCTTACGGTGATCTCCTTTGGGTGGACACAACGGCATCATCAGTAAGTGAGATGATTTACGAATTTTATTTATTTGGTGCCGATAAAGGACTAAAAATGAATGATGAAGCAGCTCGGTTGATTTATGGTGGGATTGTTGGGGATACAGGTAGATTTTTATATCCTAGTACGACACAAAAAACATTCGATTATGCCGGGGAGTTAATCAAATATTCGTTCGATCGAAATGAATTATACGACAAAATGTATGAGCTAGATTCAAAAGTGATTCATTTGCAAGGATGTATTTTGCAAAACTTTCAAATGTTTGAAGATGGTGCAGCGATAGTTAAGCTGAGTACGGATATTCTTAAACAATTTCGCGTTATCCCTTCTGAAGCTTCCTTGTTGGTAAGTTCCTTAGGTAATGTTCGCGGAATGAAAGCATGGTGCTTCTTTATTGAGGAAGAAGATCAAATTCGAGTTCGATTACGCTCGAAAGGACCGGTCATCAACCAAATTGCAAAAAAATACAACGGCGGGGGCCATCCGTTGGCGGCTGGTGCCTCTATTTATTCTTGGGATGAAGCCGAACATGTAATAAACGATTTAAAGGCTGTTTGCAAAGACTAG
- the ytrI gene encoding sporulation membrane protein YtrI, with protein MRIPPLYRRPAWQRFIAGIVIGGCISWLVFLFMFGVTQEKHAKKIKFQQETINNLEQDIKIWQDEYKELNRKNADLLTIQNVQVKIKDYEKYNIDLQSKLEEENKVKEDLKSLIANDLNSTVKNKDLIIKTIENKTVKFNNRPYRYIIKSIIFYTTISIELELRLN; from the coding sequence ATGAGAATTCCACCATTATATCGTCGTCCGGCTTGGCAACGATTCATTGCTGGCATCGTCATTGGCGGTTGTATTAGTTGGCTTGTCTTTTTATTTATGTTTGGTGTTACGCAAGAAAAACACGCAAAAAAAATAAAGTTCCAACAAGAAACAATCAATAATTTAGAACAAGATATAAAAATTTGGCAAGATGAATATAAAGAGTTGAATCGAAAAAATGCTGATCTATTAACCATTCAAAATGTTCAAGTAAAAATAAAAGACTACGAAAAATATAATATTGATTTACAAAGTAAACTCGAAGAGGAGAATAAAGTGAAGGAAGATTTGAAATCATTAATTGCAAATGACCTTAACAGTACAGTTAAAAATAAAGATTTAATTATAAAAACAATTGAAAATAAGACGGTGAAATTTAATAACCGTCCGTATAGATATATCATAAAATCAATAATTTTTTATACAACAATTAGTATCGAACTCGAATTAAGGCTGAATTAA
- a CDS encoding YtrH family sporulation protein: protein MDEAFFPAFFNSFFIAFGVMIGGSLIGAGLATFITGEQVLTAIAKISKTLRIWAIIAAIGGTFDTVYSFEKGFLNGEIKDLFKQFLLILSAMGGANTAALIILWLTQEEVQ from the coding sequence ATGGATGAAGCATTCTTCCCTGCATTTTTTAATAGTTTTTTTATTGCTTTTGGCGTCATGATCGGAGGGTCTTTAATTGGAGCTGGATTGGCCACATTTATAACTGGAGAACAGGTATTAACAGCGATTGCAAAAATTTCAAAAACGTTAAGAATATGGGCGATTATTGCAGCTATTGGCGGAACATTCGATACGGTATACAGTTTTGAAAAAGGTTTTTTGAATGGAGAAATTAAAGATTTATTTAAACAATTTTTATTAATTTTATCTGCAATGGGGGGAGCCAATACAGCCGCGCTTATTATACTATGGTTAACTCAGGAGGAAGTCCAATGA